One window from the genome of Lachancea thermotolerans CBS 6340 chromosome B complete sequence encodes:
- the RBG2 gene encoding Rbg2p (highly similar to uniprot|P53295 Saccharomyces cerevisiae YGR173W) encodes MGVIEKIKAIEEEMARTQKNKATEYHLGLLKGKLARFRQQLLAEETAPTGGGGTGFEVAKSGDARVVLIGYPSVGKSSLLGKVTTTKSEIAHYAFTTLTSVPGVLKYQGAEVQIVDLPGIIYGASQGKGRGRQVVATARTADLILMVLDATKGAHQRESLEKELEAVGIRLNKEKPNIYYKKKETGGVKVTFTSPSRANLTEEAIKMILKDYRVHNAEVLVRDDKCTIDDFIDIINDQHCNYIKCLYAYNKIDAVSLEEVDRLAREPNTVVMSCENDLGLDDVVDEIWYQLNLSRVYTKKRGVKPDFSDPLVVRNASTIGDMCHSIHRDFKEKFKYALVWGSSAKHSPQKCGLTHKLHDEDVVSLFTK; translated from the coding sequence ATGGGTGTCATTGAGAAGATTAAGGCTATCGAGGAGGAGATGGCTCGGACGCAGAAAAACAAGGCCACCGAGTACCATCTAGGGCTGCTGAAGGGTAAGCTAGCACGTTTCAGACAACAGTTGTTGGCAGAAGAAACCGCGCCTACGGGCGGCGGTGGCACAGGGTTTGAGGTCGCCAAGTCCGGAGATGCGCGTGTAGTGCTGATCGGGTATCCTTCTGTGGGTAAGTCCTCTCTTTTGGGCAAAGTGACGACCACGAAGTCGGAGATCGCGCACTACGCGTTTACCACGCTGACTTCCGTGCCCGGCGTGTTGAAGTACCAGGGCGCTGAAGTCCAGATTGTGGACTTGCCTGGTATTATCTACGGTGCTTCGCAGGGCAAGGGTAGAGGTAGACAGGTCGTAGCCACAGCGCGTACCGCGGACCTGATCCTAATGGTTCTGGATGCCACGAAGGGGGCACACCAGCGGGAGTCACTAGAAAAAGAACTAGAGGCCGTTGGGATACGtctgaacaaagaaaagcccaACATTTActacaagaaaaaagagacGGGGGGTGTGAAAGTTACGTTCACCTCTCCCTCGAGGGCGAACCTAACGGAGGAAGCGATCaagatgattttgaaagactACCGTGTTCACAACGCCGAAGTTTTGGTGCGCGACGACAAATGCACGATCGACGACTTCATCGACATCATTAACGACCAGCATTGCAATTACATCAAGTGCCTATATGCGTACAACAAGATCGACGCGGTCTCGCTTGAGGAGGTCGACCGTCTGGCACGCGAGCCTAATACTGTGGTGATGTCGTGTGAGAATGATCTAGGTCTTGACGACGTGGTGGATGAAATCTGGTACCAGTTGAATCTGAGCCGTGTTTacaccaagaaaagaggTGTGAAGCCGGACTTCTCTGATCCACTCGTAGTGAGGAACGCTTCCACAATAGGCGACATGTGCCACTCCATTCACAGAGACTTTaaagagaagttcaagtaTGCGCTTGTGTGGGGGTCCTCTGCGAAGCACTCTCCACAAAAATGTGGGCTAACCCATAAACTTCACGACGAAGATGTAGTGAGTTTATTCACTAAATAG
- the MSM1 gene encoding methionine--tRNA ligase MSM1 (similar to uniprot|P22438 Saccharomyces cerevisiae YGR171C MSM1 Mitochondrial methionyl-tRNA synthetase (MetRS), functions as a monomer in mitochondrial protein synthesis; functions similarly to cytoplasmic MetRS although the cytoplasmic form contains a zinc-binding domain not found in Msm1p), whose amino-acid sequence MWGTSIRIVVAHSTPKGLRFWCISLFRKIINASHFKSRKPVRRTSTMPPSRGVPARLKGALFHITTPIFYPNARPHLGHLYSSLLCDVTKRWRAMQGYNTLFTTGTDEHGLKIQNASEKNGYSNPKQFVDVLYREFVKLDQMANISYTRFIRTTDYDHVRAVRELWNRCWESGYIYKGEHEGWYSISDECFYPESKVVQLQGDGQELPFGSPEIRKDGKFINTETRNGVVYHSETNYFFKLSSFQNRLLTFLEKENPHFISPPSRRDQIINELRGSKLRDLSISRPSSRIKWGIDVPQDPSQKIYVWFDALCNYLTSVGGLQAVLDNSPAAVKHTITSQLKMPRNWWVNTTHIIGKDIAKFHAIYWPCFLMAAGIPLPKQIIVHGHWLSGGVKMSKSVGNVVDPLDMILHYECDPVRWYLLENSHIEADGDFREERLHATREQIVSKWGNLLNRCCSNKFNIPRAVETFASQAANPENNAATLIGTEAQESYRELIQLLQTLPELFSSHMRQLETRSALKLLWDVIGKANAFVQTSTPWLKSGEEQDLIIFTAIEVVRITSILAQPIMPTLSNALLDRIGVDTENRDLSRTRLGADTLYGKGSNDKGREVPIKKVNFRGTT is encoded by the coding sequence ATGTGGGGGACTAGCATCCGGATCGTTGTTGCGCATAGCACGCCAAAAGGCTTACGATTCTGGTGTATATCATTGTTTCGAAAAATCATCAACGCATCACATTTTAAATCCAGAAAACCAGTTAGACGGACAAGCACCATGCCGCCGTCCAGAGGAGTGCCTGCGAGGTTAAAAGGTGCACTTTTTCATATAACTACGCCCATATTCTACCCGAACGCGAGACCGCATCTAGGTCACTTGTATTCGAGTTTACTGTGCGATGTAACTAAGAGGTGGCGAGCGATGCAAGGCTATAACACACTGTTTACTACTGGAACCGACGAGCATGGACTCAAAATCCAAAACGCTAGTGAGAAGAATGGGTACAGTAATCCCAAGCAGTTCGTTGATGTACTCTACCGCGAGTTCGTAAAGTTAGACCAAATGGCTAATATAAGTTACACCCGGTTCATAAGAACTACGGATTACGACCACGTCAGAGCAGTCCGGGAGCTGTGGAATAGATGTTGGGAAAGCGGTTATATTTATAAGGGCGAGCACGAAGGCTGGTACTCCATATCGGACGAGTGCTTTTATCCTGAATCCAAAGTAGTACAGCTTCAAGGAGATGGCCAGGAATTACCCTTTGGAAGCCCTGAAATTCGCAAAGATGGGAAGTTCATAAATACGGAAACCAGAAATGGAGTGGTTTATCATTCAGAAACTAACTACTTCTTTAAGCTCTCTTCCTTCCAGAATAGATTATTGACATTCCTAGAGAAGGAAAACCCGCATTTCATCTCCCCTCCATCCAGACGGGACCAAATAATAAACGAGCTGCGGGGCTCCAAGCTTCGAGACCTGTCTATATCAAggccaagctcaagaaTCAAATGGGGTATAGATGTGCCGCAGGATCCTTCGCAGAAAATATACGTCTGGTTTGATGCGCTTTGTAACTATTTGACTTCAGTTGGTGGCCTACAAGCCGTCCTAGACAATTCGCCGGCAGCCGTTAAGCACACTATCACCAGCCAACTGAAGATGCCGCGCAATTGGTGGGTCAACACTACGCATATCATTGGTAAAGACATTGCGAAGTTTCACGCTATCTACTGGCCATGCTTCTTGATGGCAGCGGGTATCCCCTTACCTAAACAGATCATTGTTCATGGCCATTGGCTTTCCGGCGGTGTCAAGATGAGTAAGTCTGTTGGTAATGTCGTTGATCCACTGGACATGATTTTACATTATGAGTGCGACCCAGTCAGATGGTATTTGCTCGAGAACTCCCATATCGAAGCCGACGGGGACTTTCGGGAAGAGCGCCTGCATGCCACCCGCGAGCAGattgtttcaaaatggGGTAATCTTCTAAACAGATGTTGCAGCAACAAGTTTAACATTCCAAGGGCCGTTGAGACCTTCGCAAGTCAAGCTGCTAACCCTGAAAATAATGCTGCAACATTAATTGGAACCGAAGCGCAAGAGTCATACCGAGAACTTATTCAACTTCTCCAAACGCTGCCGGaacttttctcttctcaCATGCGCCAGCTCGAGACGCGTTCTGCCCTGAAGCTTCTTTGGGATGTGATTGGAAAAGCGAATGCCTTTGTTCAGACCTCGACACCTTGGCTCAAATCCGGCGAAGAACAAGACCTCATAATATTTACAGCAATTGAGGTAGTTCGCATAACTTCCATTTTGGCCCAACCAATAATGCCAACGCTTTCAAACGCTTTACTTGACCGAATTGGTGTTGATACGGAAAACCGCGATTTATCGCGCACGCGTCTCGGGGCTGACACATTATATGGTAAAGGATCCAACGATAAAGGGCGAGAAGTACCAATAAAAAAGGTGAATTTCAGAGGGACCACCTAG
- the YIP1 gene encoding transporter YIP1 (similar to uniprot|P53039 Saccharomyces cerevisiae YGR172C YIP1 Golgi integral membrane protein binds to the transport GTPases Ypt1p and Ypt31p) translates to MSFNNGANPQGGFGFYQPSPQFQMPQGSMNFAQQPATQAFSQDPLPPGLLNALSTKGYPHELPLLEEIGINFSHILTKTKNVLQPLRRSDSLPLEIISDCDLAGPLIFCLLFGTLLLAAGKVHFGYIYGVALFGTISLHTLLRLMGNEDNKAQPQQLFLRTASILGYCFLPLCLLSLVGVFFPLNNMMGYALALIFVCWCTWSSSGFFTAVLQLKNARVLIAYPLSIFYSVFALMAIFV, encoded by the coding sequence ATGTCCTTCAACAACGGTGCAAATCCACAAGGAGGCTTCGGATTCTACCAGCCATCACCGCAGTTCCAGATGCCACAGGGCTCAATGAACTTCGCGCAACAACCAGCGACACAGGCGTTTTCGCAGGACCCCCTCCCCCCAGGCCTGCTGAATGCCTTGTCAACCAAAGGGTATCCCCACGAACTCCCCCTTCTCGAGGAGATAGGAATCAATTTCAGCCATATTCTGACCAAGACCAAAAACGTTTTGCAGCCATTGAGACGGTCAGACTCGCTGCCTCTGGAGATCATATCTGACTGCGACCTCGCAGGGCCGCTTATATTctgtcttctttttggaacACTACTACTAGCCGCAGGAAAGGTTCATTTCGGGTACATCTACGGAGTCGCACTTTTTGGCACTATTTCATTACACACACTCCTCCGTCTCATGGGCAATGAGGACAACAAAGCCCAACCACAACAACTTTTCCTAAGAACAGCCTCTATCCTAGGATATTGCTTCCTCCCTCTATGCCTCTTGTCGCTGGTAGGCGTTTTCTTCCCTCTCAACAACATGATGGGCTACGCGCTGGCACTTATCTTTGTGTGCTGGTGCACATGGTCCTCCTCTGGATTTTTCACCGCTGTACTACAACTTAAAAATGCTAGGGTTTTGATCGCGTACCCGCTCTCCATCTTCTACAGTGTGTTCGCCCTCATGGCTATATTTGTGTAG